A genomic window from Chloroflexota bacterium includes:
- a CDS encoding carbohydrate ABC transporter permease, which produces MALPLAWLVSTSLKTGAQTFVMPPKWIPDPIVWENYPEAFRAVPFHRYFWNTMQIVVFATLGTLITASMSAFAFARLRFPGRGFLFGLVLSTLMLPGIITLIPTFILFRRLGWVNTLLPLIVPSWFGGGAFNIFLIRQFFMTLPYDLDEAARIDGASNFRIYWNILLPLSKPALATVGVFSFIHHWNDFFLPLVYLQDTSKWTMAIGLQGFKDLYSTSWNLMMAASTAMIIPLLILFFFAQRYFVSGIHLTGIAGR; this is translated from the coding sequence CTGGCGTTGCCACTGGCCTGGCTGGTATCCACGTCCTTGAAGACGGGGGCTCAGACGTTCGTCATGCCGCCCAAGTGGATCCCCGATCCGATCGTCTGGGAGAACTATCCGGAGGCCTTTCGGGCGGTTCCCTTTCACCGCTATTTCTGGAACACGATGCAGATCGTCGTCTTTGCCACGCTGGGAACGTTGATCACGGCTTCCATGTCCGCTTTCGCCTTCGCCCGCCTCCGGTTCCCCGGGCGAGGGTTCCTGTTCGGCCTGGTTCTGTCCACCCTGATGTTGCCCGGCATCATCACGTTGATCCCCACGTTTATCCTTTTCCGGCGGCTGGGATGGGTGAATACGCTGTTGCCGTTGATCGTGCCCTCCTGGTTCGGGGGCGGCGCGTTCAACATCTTCCTCATCCGGCAGTTCTTCATGACGCTTCCCTATGACCTGGATGAGGCTGCCCGGATCGACGGGGCGAGCAACTTCCGCATCTACTGGAACATCCTGCTGCCGCTTTCCAAGCCAGCGCTCGCCACCGTGGGCGTGTTCTCCTTCATCCATCACTGGAACGACTTCTTCCTGCCTCTGGTCTACCTGCAGGACACCAGCAAGTGGACCATGGCCATCGGCCTGCAGGGGTTCAAGGACCTGTATTCGACCAGCTGGAACTTGATGATGGCTGCCTCAACGGCCATGATCATCCCGCTGTTGATCCTCTTCTTCTTCGCCCAGCGGTACTTCGTCAGCGGCATCCATCTGACTGGCATCGCGGGGCGATAG